One genomic window of Bacillus mycoides includes the following:
- a CDS encoding DUF3888 domain-containing protein: protein MKKICVMISMICSVFFFSPSNSLAKESTEQLLESALLNRYYSVIRQVTEDQHECESVTNIKRIGKKDEFIPKFAVAIQFLTFQGAHNPPNDRITLTLEDYLDQIKIKKVEREKNVSGATAEKVCARAKEKMKAHLNDLE, encoded by the coding sequence ATGAAAAAGATATGTGTAATGATTTCAATGATATGTTCTGTTTTTTTCTTTTCTCCAAGCAATTCTTTGGCAAAAGAATCGACGGAACAGCTTTTAGAAAGTGCGTTACTGAATCGATATTACTCGGTTATAAGGCAAGTGACAGAAGATCAACATGAATGTGAATCCGTTACAAACATAAAGCGCATAGGGAAGAAAGATGAGTTTATTCCTAAATTTGCAGTTGCGATACAATTTCTTACATTTCAAGGGGCACATAATCCGCCGAACGATCGTATTACACTCACTTTAGAAGATTATTTGGATCAAATAAAAATAAAAAAAGTAGAGCGAGAAAAAAATGTTTCTGGTGCGACTGCAGAAAAGGTTTGCGCACGAGCGAAAGAGAAAATGAAAGCTCATTTAAATGATTTAGAGTAG
- a CDS encoding sporulation protein Cse60, whose amino-acid sequence MIRVKVFDESHEKDLEEAVNVFLKKIDDGNFVDIKYQVGVSINDDENQIYCFSAMIVYKA is encoded by the coding sequence ATGATTCGTGTGAAAGTGTTTGATGAAAGTCATGAAAAAGACTTAGAAGAAGCTGTAAATGTATTTTTGAAAAAAATTGATGATGGAAATTTTGTAGATATAAAGTATCAAGTTGGTGTTTCAATTAACGATGATGAAAATCAAATTTATTGTTTTTCAGCGATGATTGTTTATAAAGCATAA
- a CDS encoding MDR family MFS transporter: MRKKVMISLMLMTFLSAVEGTIVSTAIPRITSDLSGVELVSWVYAIYMLATAVSTPIYGKLADLFGRKKVLLIGATIFLIGSALCGVVTSMEQLIFFRALQGIGAGAVMPITMTIIGDLYSEAKDRAKAQGWMSAVWGVSGVIGPLVGGFLVDSLSWRYIFFLNVPFGIIACLMFATSYKESVKSAAKQHIDYLGATVFSLSTIALLYALLTGSSKQNWGDISIIGLLIFAAVSFIIFLYIEKKSPEPLIPLALFSNRTLSTINILTLIAGAMIISITVYLPIWSQGVLGKNATEAGLILMPIPVMWTFGAMFSGNLVGKLQTKQIILLGASILSVATFLLFTLSTDSPSFLIYVAVGLFGLGMGLVTPIYMVTIQAAVPAHTRGTAVGLNTFINTFSQTLGAAIFGTIFNTMIHARGIKNLDLVSSGGHGGATANVATESQSALASSVHVIYMSTFVLAVFTLIIAWILLKPAKQTSEQ; encoded by the coding sequence ATGAGAAAAAAAGTCATGATATCTTTAATGCTAATGACGTTTCTTTCTGCGGTAGAAGGAACGATTGTTAGTACAGCGATCCCTCGTATAACGAGTGATTTGTCAGGCGTCGAACTTGTTAGTTGGGTATATGCAATCTATATGCTTGCAACAGCTGTTTCGACTCCAATATACGGAAAGCTAGCTGATTTATTCGGCCGTAAAAAAGTTCTGCTCATCGGAGCAACAATCTTCTTAATCGGTTCTGCACTTTGCGGAGTCGTTACATCAATGGAACAATTAATCTTCTTCCGCGCTCTTCAAGGTATAGGGGCTGGTGCTGTTATGCCAATCACAATGACGATTATTGGAGATCTATATAGCGAAGCGAAAGACCGCGCGAAAGCACAAGGCTGGATGAGTGCCGTTTGGGGTGTATCTGGTGTTATTGGGCCGTTAGTAGGTGGATTTTTAGTTGATTCTCTTTCTTGGCGCTATATTTTCTTCTTAAACGTTCCTTTTGGAATTATCGCTTGCTTAATGTTTGCCACTTCTTATAAGGAATCTGTTAAGTCCGCCGCTAAGCAACATATCGACTATCTTGGTGCGACAGTTTTCTCATTAAGTACAATCGCTCTGCTATACGCATTATTAACAGGTAGCAGTAAGCAAAACTGGGGAGACATTTCAATTATCGGCCTATTAATCTTTGCCGCTGTTTCATTCATTATTTTCTTATACATCGAGAAAAAATCTCCGGAACCATTAATTCCGCTAGCACTTTTCTCTAACCGTACATTATCTACAATAAACATACTAACACTTATTGCTGGCGCAATGATTATTAGTATTACAGTGTATCTTCCAATTTGGAGCCAAGGTGTTTTAGGAAAAAATGCGACAGAAGCTGGACTCATTTTAATGCCGATTCCTGTTATGTGGACATTCGGTGCTATGTTCTCCGGTAACTTAGTTGGCAAGTTACAAACGAAACAAATTATTTTACTTGGAGCTAGCATTTTATCAGTTGCTACTTTCTTATTATTTACATTATCAACAGATTCACCATCATTCCTTATTTATGTTGCAGTCGGATTATTCGGCTTAGGAATGGGGCTTGTTACACCAATTTACATGGTAACAATTCAAGCAGCTGTACCGGCTCATACGCGCGGAACGGCAGTTGGTTTAAACACATTTATTAATACATTTAGTCAAACACTAGGCGCTGCAATCTTCGGAACGATCTTCAATACGATGATTCATGCACGTGGCATTAAAAATCTTGATCTTGTTTCTTCTGGCGGACATGGAGGAGCTACAGCAAACGTAGCAACCGAGTCACAATCCGCATTAGCATCAAGTGTACACGTCATTTATATGAGCACGTTCGTATTAGCGGTATTCACATTAATTATCGCTTGGATCCTATTAAAGCCAGCTAAACAAACAAGTGAACAATAA
- a CDS encoding BclA C-terminal domain-containing protein, with translation MEGNDRKPQIQRAINSNFKIPPELIGPTLPPAPTGMTGITGVTGATGSTGETGSTGETGSTGVTGSTGATGSTGVTGSTGATGVTGETGSTGVTGSTGETGSTGATGETGSTGATGSTGETGSTGATGVTGSTGSTGETGSTGETGSTGVTGSTGATGSAGATGSTGATGATGSTGETGSTGATGATGATGETGSTGVTGSTGATGVTGVTGVTGVTGSTGSTGETGSTGATGSTGVTGSTGATGETGETGSTGVTGSTGATGSTGATGSTGATGSTGATGSTGATGSTGETGETGSTGATGSTGATGSTGATGSTGATGSTGATGSTGATGSTGSTGSTGVTGSTGSTGSTGSTGSTGSTGSTGATGSTGTTGVSTTATYAFANNTSGSNIGAGANVNLPNNQSIGPGITINVTNTIFTVANAGNYYIAYTINLTVALLVGSQITVNGSPLAGTINSAVANVSSLNATIITSLPAGAAVSLELTGLVGVTLSTTTPGATLTIIRLS, from the coding sequence GTGGAGGGAAATGACAGAAAACCACAAATACAAAGGGCGATAAATTCTAATTTTAAAATACCACCAGAACTTATTGGCCCGACTTTACCTCCAGCACCAACCGGAATGACAGGGATAACAGGAGTCACGGGAGCAACAGGAAGTACAGGGGAAACAGGATCAACCGGAGAAACGGGAAGCACCGGAGTGACAGGAAGTACGGGAGCAACAGGAAGCACCGGAGTGACAGGAAGTACGGGAGCAACAGGAGTAACAGGAGAAACAGGAAGCACCGGAGTGACAGGAAGTACGGGAGAAACGGGAAGCACGGGGGCAACTGGAGAAACGGGAAGTACGGGAGCGACAGGGAGTACAGGGGAAACGGGAAGCACCGGAGCGACGGGAGTAACGGGGAGTACAGGATCAACCGGAGAAACGGGAAGTACGGGAGAAACAGGAAGCACCGGAGTGACAGGAAGTACGGGAGCAACAGGAAGCGCGGGAGCAACGGGAAGCACGGGAGCGACAGGAGCGACAGGAAGTACAGGAGAAACGGGAAGTACAGGAGCAACAGGAGCAACAGGAGCAACAGGAGAAACAGGAAGCACCGGAGTGACAGGAAGTACGGGAGCAACAGGAGTAACAGGAGTAACAGGAGTAACAGGAGTAACAGGAAGCACGGGAAGCACGGGGGAAACAGGAAGTACAGGAGCAACAGGAAGCACCGGAGTGACAGGAAGTACGGGAGCAACAGGAGAAACAGGAGAAACAGGAAGCACCGGAGTGACAGGAAGTACGGGAGCAACAGGAAGTACGGGGGCAACGGGAAGTACAGGAGCCACAGGAAGCACCGGAGCGACAGGAAGCACCGGTGCCACAGGAAGCACGGGGGAAACAGGAGAAACGGGAAGTACAGGAGCAACAGGAAGTACGGGAGCAACAGGAAGTACGGGAGCAACAGGAAGTACGGGAGCAACAGGAAGTACGGGAGCGACAGGAAGCACGGGAGCAACAGGAAGTACGGGATCGACGGGAAGTACGGGAGTGACAGGAAGTACGGGATCGACGGGAAGTACGGGATCGACAGGAAGTACGGGATCGACAGGAAGTACGGGAGCAACAGGAAGCACAGGGACGACAGGAGTTAGTACAACGGCAACGTATGCATTTGCGAATAATACGTCAGGAAGTAATATAGGAGCTGGTGCAAATGTTAATTTACCGAATAACCAAAGTATAGGTCCAGGAATAACAATTAATGTTACAAATACTATATTTACAGTTGCGAATGCAGGGAATTATTATATAGCCTATACAATCAATTTAACAGTTGCTTTGCTTGTTGGTTCTCAGATAACTGTAAATGGAAGCCCGCTTGCTGGAACGATAAATTCTGCTGTAGCTAATGTGAGTTCATTGAATGCGACAATTATTACTAGCTTGCCTGCTGGAGCTGCTGTTAGCTTGGAATTAACTGGATTAGTTGGGGTTACATTATCCACGACAACGCCAGGAGCTACTTTAACTATTATTAGATTAAGCTAA
- a CDS encoding molybdopterin molybdotransferase MoeA, translating to MVEKRIPIQVAEAVERVMKYAKHGEVEEVSIIESYGRILGEDVVSDHDVPHFDRSPYDGFAIRAEDTKEASQEQPVEFEVIGEIGAGSVFTEEVGAFQAVRIMTGAAIPEDCNAVVMLELTEGFERNESTYMKLKRPFQNGDNVSFKGEDIKQNQVLVKKGVVINPGVAALLATFGYSTVKVVKQPVVGIVTTGSELLEVHEALEPGKIRNSNSYMIAAQIMKAGGKVRYYGQLADELDACFTAVKSAMDEVDILITTGGVSVGDYDYLPAIYEKLQANVLFNKIAMRPGSVTTVAEVDGKLLFGLSGNPSACYVGFELFVHPIMKTYLNAKDPHVYRADAILQKDFPKPNPFTRFVRAKASVVNGALQAMPVGLDKSSAVSSLADANAFIVLPGGTRGFEAGMKVSVLLLECSEGSDWPWAKPLQSYK from the coding sequence ATGGTAGAAAAACGAATCCCGATTCAAGTTGCTGAGGCAGTAGAGCGGGTTATGAAATACGCTAAGCATGGTGAAGTAGAAGAAGTTTCTATTATAGAAAGTTACGGGAGGATTCTTGGAGAGGATGTTGTCTCAGATCACGACGTCCCTCACTTTGATCGTTCTCCTTACGATGGTTTCGCAATTCGAGCAGAAGATACGAAGGAAGCGAGTCAAGAGCAGCCGGTTGAATTTGAAGTAATAGGAGAAATCGGAGCAGGATCTGTTTTTACAGAAGAAGTAGGGGCTTTTCAGGCGGTTCGTATTATGACAGGAGCAGCTATTCCAGAAGATTGCAATGCAGTCGTAATGCTAGAACTGACGGAAGGATTCGAGAGGAACGAAAGTACATATATGAAGTTAAAACGTCCTTTCCAAAACGGTGACAATGTGTCATTTAAAGGAGAAGATATAAAACAAAATCAAGTCCTTGTTAAGAAAGGTGTTGTAATTAATCCGGGTGTTGCCGCATTATTAGCGACGTTTGGATATAGCACTGTGAAAGTTGTAAAACAGCCGGTTGTCGGTATTGTAACGACAGGCAGCGAATTATTAGAAGTGCATGAGGCGTTAGAGCCAGGGAAAATTAGAAATAGTAACTCTTATATGATTGCCGCTCAAATTATGAAAGCTGGCGGAAAAGTTCGTTACTATGGACAACTTGCCGATGAGTTAGACGCATGTTTTACAGCAGTTAAATCGGCGATGGATGAGGTTGATATTTTAATTACAACGGGCGGTGTTTCAGTAGGTGATTACGACTATTTGCCAGCTATTTATGAAAAGTTACAGGCGAATGTACTCTTTAATAAAATAGCGATGAGGCCAGGGAGTGTAACGACAGTAGCTGAAGTTGATGGAAAGCTACTCTTCGGTTTATCAGGTAATCCGTCAGCTTGTTATGTAGGTTTCGAATTATTTGTGCATCCAATTATGAAAACGTATTTGAATGCGAAGGATCCTCACGTATATAGAGCCGATGCTATTTTACAAAAAGATTTTCCAAAGCCAAATCCATTTACTCGTTTTGTAAGAGCGAAAGCGAGCGTTGTTAATGGGGCACTACAAGCGATGCCAGTCGGTTTAGATAAGTCGAGTGCGGTCTCTTCACTTGCGGATGCAAATGCTTTTATCGTGCTGCCTGGAGGAACGAGAGGATTTGAAGCAGGAATGAAAGTGTCTGTATTATTGTTAGAATGCTCTGAGGGAAGTGATTGGCCGTGGGCAAAGCCTCTTCAATCTTACAAATAG
- the moaA gene encoding GTP 3',8-cyclase MoaA: protein MQEKVKDFFGRPLQDLRISVIDRCNLRCTYCMPAEVFGPDYAFLKDEFLLTFDEIERLAKVFVSIGVRKIRLTGGEPLLRKDLTKLIERLVKIDGLVDLGLTTNAIHLTKQAKALKEAGLHRVNVSLDAIDDNVFRAINGRNMNTKPVLKGIMAAKEAGLEVKVNMVVKKGMNDHQVLPVAAYFKEQGISLRFIEFMDVGSTNGWNFDQVITKRELIDMIHGVYPIEPAEAHYFGEVAKRYRYVGTNVEVGFITSVSESFCSSCTRARISADGKFYTCLFATEGMDLRKLLRENLSDNELLKAIQDVWENRKDRYSDERTEESAKNRPKIEMSYIGG from the coding sequence ATGCAGGAGAAGGTTAAAGATTTTTTCGGACGCCCACTTCAAGATTTACGCATCTCTGTCATTGATCGTTGTAATTTACGGTGTACGTATTGTATGCCAGCGGAAGTGTTTGGTCCTGATTATGCTTTTTTGAAAGATGAGTTTTTACTGACATTTGATGAAATCGAGCGATTAGCAAAAGTATTTGTTAGCATCGGTGTACGGAAAATTAGACTTACTGGCGGTGAGCCATTGCTCCGTAAGGACTTAACAAAACTTATCGAACGTCTCGTGAAAATTGACGGTTTAGTAGATCTAGGATTAACGACAAATGCGATTCATTTAACGAAGCAAGCGAAGGCGTTAAAAGAAGCTGGGTTACACCGAGTAAATGTTAGTTTGGATGCGATAGATGATAATGTGTTCCGCGCAATTAATGGCCGGAATATGAATACGAAGCCAGTGTTAAAAGGAATTATGGCAGCGAAAGAAGCAGGCCTTGAAGTGAAGGTAAATATGGTTGTGAAAAAAGGGATGAATGATCATCAAGTACTTCCGGTTGCTGCGTATTTTAAAGAACAAGGAATTTCGCTTAGATTTATTGAGTTTATGGATGTTGGCAGTACGAATGGATGGAATTTTGATCAAGTTATTACGAAACGAGAATTAATTGATATGATTCATGGGGTGTATCCAATTGAGCCAGCTGAAGCTCATTATTTCGGGGAGGTTGCGAAGCGGTATCGATACGTTGGAACGAATGTAGAGGTTGGTTTTATTACCTCTGTTTCTGAGTCGTTTTGTTCTTCTTGTACGAGAGCAAGAATTTCAGCAGATGGAAAGTTTTATACTTGCTTGTTTGCGACAGAAGGAATGGATTTAAGGAAACTTCTGAGGGAAAACCTTTCAGATAATGAGTTATTAAAAGCTATACAAGATGTATGGGAGAATAGAAAAGATCGATATTCAGATGAACGGACAGAAGAAAGTGCGAAAAATCGTCCGAAAATTGAAATGTCTTATATAGGAGGATAA
- a CDS encoding molybdopterin-synthase adenylyltransferase MoeB: MQERYSRQMLFSGVGEEGQRKIRRKHVLVIGAGALGAANAEAIVRAGVGKITIADRDYVEWSNLQRQQLYTEEDAKHYKPKAIAAAEHLKAINSEVEIVPVVTDVTVQEMEELIKGVDLILDATDNFETRLLINDISQMYNVPWIYGGCVGSYGVTYTILPGKTPCFRCLMEHPASGATCDTAGIIQPAVQLVVAHQITEALKILVEDFEALRETMLSFDLWNNQQMAFKVNRQKKDTCLSCGKLRTYPSLTFEAQTKTEVLCGRNTVQIRPGVRQGFNLEEIKKRLQKSVDVKATPYLLSFPVEEYRFVLFTDGRAFIHGTNDMNVAKRLYTRYIG; encoded by the coding sequence ATGCAAGAGCGATATTCAAGACAAATGTTATTTTCAGGTGTTGGGGAAGAAGGACAACGGAAAATAAGAAGGAAGCATGTGCTCGTCATCGGTGCTGGTGCGCTTGGAGCAGCGAATGCAGAAGCAATTGTTAGAGCAGGTGTTGGAAAAATAACAATTGCTGATCGTGATTATGTAGAATGGAGTAATTTACAAAGGCAACAATTATATACAGAAGAAGATGCAAAGCATTATAAGCCGAAAGCGATAGCGGCAGCAGAACATTTAAAAGCTATTAATTCCGAAGTAGAAATTGTACCGGTTGTGACTGATGTAACGGTGCAAGAAATGGAAGAGTTAATTAAAGGGGTAGATTTAATATTAGATGCGACAGATAATTTTGAAACGCGCCTGCTTATTAATGATATATCTCAGATGTATAACGTACCGTGGATATACGGAGGATGTGTTGGAAGTTACGGAGTAACTTATACAATCTTGCCAGGAAAAACGCCGTGTTTTCGATGTTTAATGGAACATCCGGCGAGCGGAGCGACATGTGATACGGCCGGTATTATACAGCCAGCAGTGCAATTAGTAGTTGCACATCAAATAACGGAAGCCTTGAAAATATTAGTAGAAGATTTTGAGGCACTTCGTGAAACGATGCTATCATTTGATCTTTGGAATAATCAACAGATGGCATTTAAAGTGAATAGGCAGAAAAAGGATACATGTTTATCTTGTGGAAAGCTACGTACATATCCGAGTTTAACATTTGAAGCGCAAACGAAAACAGAAGTATTATGTGGGCGAAATACAGTTCAAATCCGTCCAGGTGTGCGTCAGGGTTTTAATTTAGAAGAAATTAAAAAGCGCTTACAAAAAAGTGTGGATGTAAAAGCAACGCCATATTTATTATCATTTCCAGTGGAAGAATATCGTTTTGTTTTATTTACAGATGGCAGGGCGTTTATTCATGGTACGAATGATATGAATGTTGCGAAACGACTATATACAAGATATATAGGTTGA
- a CDS encoding ArsR/SmtB family transcription factor encodes MSSSAARYDVFQAIADPTRREVLRLLSDKELPISKITDHFSMSRTAVVKHLHILSEANLVSGRKSGREKIYRLHPEPLEELQQWLSYYERFWDNKLSMLKHIVENEE; translated from the coding sequence ATGTCCTCGTCAGCAGCGAGATATGACGTATTTCAAGCAATTGCTGATCCAACCCGCCGAGAAGTGTTACGGTTATTAAGTGATAAAGAGTTACCGATTTCAAAAATAACGGATCATTTTTCGATGAGCCGTACTGCAGTTGTAAAGCATCTTCATATTCTTTCAGAAGCGAATTTAGTGAGTGGAAGAAAGAGCGGAAGAGAAAAGATATACCGTTTACATCCAGAGCCGTTAGAAGAATTACAGCAGTGGCTCTCGTATTATGAACGATTTTGGGATAATAAATTGTCCATGCTGAAGCATATTGTGGAGAATGAAGAGTAG
- the moaE gene encoding molybdopterin synthase catalytic subunit MoaE — protein MINTYYEVIDAEISIEEVAKKVVRRECGAVTTFIGTVREFTKGRRTLYLEYVAYKTMAEKMLQKIGSEVKEKWPGTHVAITHRIGTLQISDIAVVVAVSTPHRKEAYEANEYIMERIKQIVPIWKKEFWEDGDSWIGDQLEKTPYPAGEPGKEL, from the coding sequence ATGATAAATACGTATTATGAAGTAATTGATGCAGAAATCTCGATTGAAGAGGTGGCAAAGAAAGTAGTTCGCCGTGAATGTGGTGCTGTCACAACATTTATCGGAACAGTTAGGGAGTTTACGAAAGGGCGTCGTACACTATACTTAGAGTATGTAGCTTATAAGACGATGGCAGAAAAGATGCTACAGAAAATTGGGTCAGAAGTGAAGGAGAAGTGGCCCGGTACACATGTTGCGATTACGCATCGCATCGGCACGCTGCAAATTTCTGATATAGCGGTTGTTGTTGCTGTATCAACGCCTCATCGCAAAGAGGCTTATGAAGCGAATGAATATATTATGGAGCGTATTAAGCAAATTGTTCCAATTTGGAAAAAGGAGTTTTGGGAAGATGGTGACTCATGGATTGGTGACCAATTAGAAAAAACACCATATCCAGCAGGAGAGCCTGGGAAGGAGTTATAA
- the mobB gene encoding molybdopterin-guanine dinucleotide biosynthesis protein B: MAVGKASSILQIVGYQNSGKTTLVEKMVHALAESEMKVATIKHHGHGGFPEVAQKDSERHRKAGAVVSSVEGAGLLSLSSLRDEWSLQEIIRLYEFFEVDTILIEGYKAEEYPKIVLLRSAEDAELLHKVENIAAVITWYDAPSNVREEYKVFHITEEKLYIDWFLQTVRGAK, translated from the coding sequence TTGGCCGTGGGCAAAGCCTCTTCAATCTTACAAATAGTAGGGTATCAAAATAGCGGGAAAACAACACTTGTAGAGAAGATGGTACATGCATTAGCTGAAAGCGAAATGAAGGTTGCTACAATTAAACATCATGGTCACGGTGGCTTTCCTGAAGTAGCACAAAAAGATAGTGAAAGACACCGAAAAGCTGGTGCTGTAGTAAGTAGTGTAGAAGGCGCTGGATTACTATCTCTGTCCTCTTTGCGAGATGAATGGTCCTTGCAAGAAATTATCCGCTTGTACGAATTTTTTGAAGTGGATACGATTTTAATAGAGGGCTATAAAGCTGAGGAATATCCAAAAATAGTGTTACTTCGTTCTGCGGAAGACGCTGAACTTTTACATAAAGTAGAAAATATAGCGGCGGTTATTACGTGGTATGATGCTCCGTCAAATGTACGAGAAGAATATAAAGTATTTCATATAACAGAAGAAAAATTGTATATAGACTGGTTTTTACAAACGGTTAGGGGTGCAAAATGA
- a CDS encoding DUF3973 domain-containing protein has product MFYCINCSEIHHEKHPNDKVFKNGFYIDPFLGDRYHLGMCTDAQEHKTGEVLLTEKKTGATQSIMNILPTHVVPT; this is encoded by the coding sequence ATGTTCTATTGCATTAACTGTTCTGAAATTCACCATGAAAAACATCCAAATGATAAAGTATTCAAAAATGGTTTTTATATTGATCCATTTTTAGGTGATCGTTATCACCTCGGTATGTGCACTGATGCTCAGGAGCATAAAACAGGAGAAGTTCTTTTAACGGAAAAGAAAACAGGCGCAACACAATCTATTATGAATATTTTACCGACACATGTTGTCCCAACATAA
- the moaC gene encoding cyclic pyranopterin monophosphate synthase MoaC translates to MSSFTHFNDQGRAKMVDISDKKITVRTAIACSSILVTKEIFDKISHNEIGKGDVLAVAQIAGIMAAKRTSDIIPMCHPLLLKGVDVSFDWKQSEEQYRLLIEVKVKTEGSTGVEMEALTAASATALTVYDMCKAVDKGMIIGETYLLEKTGGKNGDYIRNS, encoded by the coding sequence ATGTCTTCATTCACACATTTCAACGACCAAGGACGCGCTAAAATGGTTGATATAAGTGATAAAAAAATAACCGTTCGAACAGCAATAGCATGCTCTAGCATTCTCGTTACGAAAGAGATTTTTGATAAAATCTCTCACAATGAAATTGGTAAAGGTGACGTATTAGCCGTCGCACAAATCGCAGGTATTATGGCTGCAAAACGTACTTCTGATATTATCCCAATGTGCCATCCTTTATTATTAAAAGGTGTTGACGTCTCTTTCGATTGGAAACAGTCAGAAGAACAATATCGACTACTTATTGAAGTAAAAGTTAAAACAGAAGGTAGTACCGGCGTTGAGATGGAAGCTTTAACAGCCGCTTCCGCTACCGCTCTTACTGTATATGACATGTGTAAAGCCGTTGATAAGGGTATGATTATTGGCGAAACCTACTTACTTGAAAAAACGGGCGGAAAAAATGGAGATTATATTAGAAATTCTTAA
- the moaD gene encoding molybdopterin converting factor subunit 1 gives MIRVLLFANLQEEAGTSELQIEKENITVAELKDIVAKEYNVPVSAPIMVAINEEYANEDDTIQSGDVVALIPPVSGG, from the coding sequence ATGATTCGAGTATTGTTATTTGCGAACTTGCAAGAAGAAGCAGGAACGAGTGAATTACAAATAGAGAAAGAAAATATTACGGTTGCAGAGTTAAAAGATATTGTTGCGAAAGAATATAATGTACCAGTGTCAGCGCCAATTATGGTTGCGATTAATGAAGAGTACGCAAATGAAGATGATACGATACAATCTGGTGATGTAGTTGCACTAATACCACCAGTGAGTGGTGGTTAA
- a CDS encoding CarD family transcriptional regulator, with protein MEVDDLFQIGDKIVYPMHGAGIIEAIEEKEILGNTRQYCVIRIISKDMQVMLPMDQLQKSGIRYIVDKGTLDGILLEFHHGESDPSLSWKQRYTMNMEKMKNGNLQDSAEVVRDLLRRNKERALNASEKQMLDNARKMVISEVALVQNVSEHQATEFLQDTINH; from the coding sequence ATGGAGGTGGATGATTTGTTTCAAATTGGTGATAAAATCGTTTATCCAATGCACGGTGCAGGAATCATCGAAGCAATTGAAGAAAAAGAAATATTAGGCAACACGCGTCAATATTGTGTTATACGCATCATTAGTAAAGATATGCAAGTAATGCTTCCGATGGATCAATTACAAAAATCAGGTATACGTTATATCGTCGATAAAGGTACGTTAGATGGTATACTTCTTGAATTTCATCATGGGGAATCAGACCCCTCACTCTCTTGGAAACAAAGATATACAATGAATATGGAAAAAATGAAGAACGGCAATCTTCAAGATAGTGCAGAAGTTGTTCGTGATTTACTTCGTCGCAATAAAGAAAGAGCATTAAATGCGAGCGAAAAACAAATGCTAGATAATGCGCGTAAAATGGTTATTAGTGAAGTTGCGCTCGTACAGAATGTTTCAGAACATCAAGCAACAGAATTTCTTCAAGATACAATCAATCATTAA
- a CDS encoding DUF2553 family protein, with protein MGRTIRIDITNKVVAKFRQDYLELYTSKFMIGKFYVYTEDKQYVLEDGYIYEDGKFYRIIDTHRGNKQAAEGCDLGWC; from the coding sequence GTGGGGCGCACAATTAGAATTGATATTACAAATAAAGTTGTAGCTAAATTTAGGCAAGATTATTTGGAATTATATACGAGTAAGTTTATGATAGGTAAGTTTTATGTCTATACTGAAGATAAACAATATGTGTTAGAAGACGGATATATATATGAAGATGGAAAGTTTTATCGCATCATAGATACGCACCGTGGCAATAAACAAGCGGCGGAGGGCTGCGATCTAGGATGGTGTTAA
- a CDS encoding SRPBCC family protein: MEQQNTLNDIKQTIVFDAPIQKVWNVVSTAEGIASWFMPNDFELEVGHEFHVQSPFGPSPCKVLEIDEPNHLSFSWDTDGWVVSFILKDLGDKTEFTLIHGGWKHPDEILPKANAKSSIIRDRMNGGWVAIVNEKLKKVVEG, translated from the coding sequence ATGGAACAACAAAATACATTAAATGATATTAAACAAACAATCGTTTTTGACGCGCCTATTCAAAAAGTATGGAATGTAGTATCAACTGCAGAAGGGATTGCGTCATGGTTTATGCCAAATGATTTCGAATTAGAGGTAGGACATGAGTTTCATGTGCAATCACCTTTTGGACCATCACCATGTAAGGTGTTAGAGATTGATGAACCAAATCATTTATCTTTCTCATGGGATACGGATGGCTGGGTTGTTTCATTCATTTTGAAAGACTTAGGAGATAAAACAGAATTCACGTTAATTCACGGCGGCTGGAAACATCCTGATGAAATTCTTCCGAAAGCAAATGCGAAGAGCTCTATTATTCGCGATAGAATGAATGGTGGCTGGGTAGCGATTGTAAATGAAAAACTGAAAAAGGTTGTCGAAGGTTAA